One Methanobrevibacter millerae genomic region harbors:
- the rpsS gene encoding 30S ribosomal protein S19, producing MARKVFKYKGYTLEELQEMSLEEVMKLYPARQRRSLKRGFLPRQQKVLDKMRKLNKEGTKDGRPVVVRTHCRDMIVLPEMVGTTFGIYDGRNFVEVKITPEMLGHYFGEYAPTRQRVQHGDPGMGATRSSMFVPLK from the coding sequence TTGGCAAGAAAAGTATTTAAATATAAAGGTTATACTCTTGAAGAGTTACAGGAAATGTCTTTGGAGGAAGTAATGAAATTATATCCTGCAAGACAAAGAAGGTCTTTGAAAAGAGGATTCTTACCAAGACAGCAAAAAGTTTTGGATAAAATGAGAAAGTTGAATAAAGAAGGAACTAAAGATGGTCGTCCTGTTGTCGTCAGGACCCACTGTAGAGATATGATCGTTTTACCTGAAATGGTCGGAACCACTTTCGGTATTTACGATGGCCGTAACTTTGTTGAAGTGAAAATCACACCGGAAATGCTCGGTCATTACTTCGGTGAATATGCACCTACCAGACAAAGAGTTCAGCACGGTGACCCAGGTATGGGAGCTACAAGATCATCTATGTTTGTACCACTTAAATAG
- a CDS encoding 50S ribosomal protein L22: MANNKYAYNEEVDEAKTARAMAKSLKISPKHSVEICNAIRGMEVAKAKAYLEDVIEMKKSVPFKRHNKGVGHRKGQEGWPSGRYPVKAAEQILKVLENAEANAEYKGMDTEKLFIEHISSHRGIIIRGYIPRAFGRMTPFNTPTTHIQIVLQEAN; encoded by the coding sequence ATGGCTAATAATAAATATGCTTATAATGAAGAAGTTGATGAGGCAAAAACTGCACGTGCTATGGCAAAATCTCTCAAGATTTCCCCAAAACACAGTGTTGAAATTTGTAACGCAATCAGAGGAATGGAAGTAGCTAAAGCTAAAGCTTACTTGGAAGATGTTATTGAAATGAAAAAGTCTGTTCCTTTCAAAAGACACAACAAAGGTGTCGGTCACAGGAAAGGACAGGAAGGATGGCCTAGCGGAAGATACCCTGTAAAAGCAGCTGAGCAAATATTAAAAGTATTGGAAAACGCTGAAGCTAATGCTGAATACAAAGGTATGGATACTGAAAAACTGTTCATTGAACACATTTCAAGCCACAGAGGTATTATTATCAGAGGTTACATCCCAAGAGCATTCGGTAGAATGACTCCGTTCAATACACCTACAACTCATATTCAAATAGTTTTACAGGAGGCTAACTAA
- a CDS encoding 30S ribosomal protein S3, with product MIEKDFVTEGLRRTRIDEYLEKELERAGYGGMEVQITPLGTMVIVYAERPGMVIGRGGKNVRSITNTLKNEFGLDNPQIEVKEVAVPELNPKIMAYKIANMLQRGMHFRRVAYSTIRRIMGAGAQGVEVTISGKIRGSRSAVAKFVEGYIKKCGEPSIRFVEEGFATVQLKPGVLGIYVRIMPPNTVLPDSVEILPPKVIIEEEDGEVIEEEIDVETEEVIEEEEIIEEIEDLEELEEVVEEEATEEVEEDDS from the coding sequence ATGATAGAAAAAGATTTTGTCACAGAGGGCCTTAGAAGAACCAGGATTGATGAATACTTAGAAAAAGAACTCGAAAGAGCAGGATACGGGGGTATGGAAGTTCAAATCACACCTTTAGGTACTATGGTCATCGTTTACGCAGAAAGACCTGGTATGGTTATTGGTAGAGGTGGAAAAAACGTCAGATCCATTACCAACACTCTTAAAAACGAATTCGGATTAGACAATCCACAAATTGAAGTTAAAGAGGTTGCTGTTCCTGAACTTAACCCTAAAATTATGGCTTACAAAATTGCTAACATGTTGCAGAGAGGTATGCACTTCAGAAGAGTTGCTTACTCCACCATCCGCAGAATCATGGGAGCAGGAGCTCAAGGGGTAGAAGTTACCATTTCAGGTAAAATCAGAGGTTCAAGATCTGCTGTAGCTAAATTCGTTGAAGGATATATCAAGAAATGTGGTGAACCTTCAATCAGATTTGTTGAAGAAGGTTTTGCAACCGTACAGTTAAAGCCTGGTGTATTAGGTATTTATGTAAGAATCATGCCTCCTAATACTGTATTACCTGATTCCGTAGAAATCCTTCCTCCAAAAGTAATCATCGAAGAAGAAGATGGTGAAGTCATTGAAGAAGAAATCGATGTTGAAACTGAAGAAGTCATCGAAGAGGAAGAAATCATCGAGGAAATCGAAGATTTAGAGGAATTGGAAGAAGTTGTTGAAGAAGAAGCTACTGAAGAAGTAGAAGAAGATGATAGTTAA
- the rpmC gene encoding 50S ribosomal protein L29, producing MAILRSKEIWDMEVDEIQEKLIELRAELSKNVSKSAAAGVNENPGKIRELKRTIARVLTILNEKQKEN from the coding sequence ATGGCGATTTTAAGAAGTAAAGAAATTTGGGACATGGAAGTTGATGAGATTCAAGAAAAGTTAATTGAACTCAGAGCTGAATTATCCAAAAATGTTTCTAAAAGTGCAGCTGCCGGGGTTAACGAAAACCCTGGAAAAATTAGAGAATTAAAAAGAACAATTGCTCGTGTTCTTACAATATTGAATGAAAAACAGAAGGAGAATTAA
- the yciH gene encoding stress response translation initiation inhibitor YciH produces the protein MSKICDVCGLPEELCACDDFAREVQAVKVFTVRRRFGKLMTIIEGIDEHEIDIKDLTKTLKAKCACGGTAKNGQIELQGDHKVRVKEVLSEMGFSSDNIEIRDSKKGGKKRR, from the coding sequence ATGTCAAAAATCTGTGATGTATGTGGGCTTCCTGAGGAACTTTGCGCTTGCGACGACTTTGCACGTGAAGTTCAGGCTGTAAAGGTCTTTACAGTCAGAAGAAGATTTGGAAAACTCATGACAATTATCGAAGGTATCGATGAACACGAAATAGATATTAAAGATCTCACAAAAACTCTTAAAGCAAAATGCGCCTGTGGCGGAACCGCCAAAAACGGTCAAATTGAACTTCAAGGAGACCACAAGGTCAGAGTCAAAGAGGTCTTGTCTGAAATGGGTTTCTCATCCGACAATATCGAAATTCGTGATTCCAAAAAAGGCGGTAAAAAGAGGAGATAA
- the rnp1 gene encoding ribonuclease P protein component 1, which yields MITKNNLVHHEFIGLNVDVKSKTDKSLNLFGTVIDETKNTFKIESSGQEKIIPKKGSIFTFEIPSGEKVEVIGDILSIRPEDRIKKRFKKI from the coding sequence ATGATAACTAAAAATAATTTGGTCCATCATGAGTTCATCGGATTGAATGTTGATGTAAAAAGCAAAACGGATAAATCTCTTAATTTATTTGGAACGGTTATTGATGAGACAAAAAACACCTTCAAAATTGAATCGTCGGGTCAGGAAAAGATAATTCCCAAAAAAGGTTCAATTTTCACTTTCGAGATTCCGTCTGGTGAAAAAGTCGAAGTGATTGGTGACATTTTGTCAATTCGTCCTGAAGATAGAATAAAAAAAAGGTTTAAAAAAATTTAA
- a CDS encoding 30S ribosomal protein S17, which translates to MVGLNVQEPETTCDDPNCPFHGTLPVRGQVLEGVVVSNKAERTISVERSYYKFIRKYERYEKRKSKINVHKPDCMHVNVGDSVKVAECRPLSKTKHFVLVEVKGE; encoded by the coding sequence ATGGTTGGGCTTAATGTTCAAGAACCAGAAACTACATGCGATGATCCTAACTGCCCTTTCCACGGGACTTTACCTGTAAGAGGTCAAGTTCTTGAAGGAGTTGTTGTCAGTAACAAGGCTGAAAGGACTATCAGTGTAGAACGTAGTTACTATAAATTCATTAGAAAATATGAAAGATACGAAAAGAGAAAATCTAAAATCAATGTTCACAAACCAGATTGCATGCATGTGAACGTTGGTGATTCTGTAAAAGTTGCAGAATGCAGACCATTAAGTAAGACTAAACATTTTGTTTTAGTTGAGGTTAAAGGAGAGTAA
- a CDS encoding 50S ribosomal protein L14, which produces MKPLTSSVSKALPIGARLQCVDNTGAREIEIISVKGFKGVRRRLDVAGVGDLVVASVKKGTADMRREIVNAVVIRQKKEYRRADGLRVKFEDNAAVIITPEGVLKGSEIRGPVAKEAADRWPSVGSAANILV; this is translated from the coding sequence ATGAAACCATTAACATCAAGTGTATCTAAAGCATTACCTATTGGAGCAAGACTCCAATGTGTCGATAACACTGGTGCACGTGAAATCGAAATCATTTCCGTAAAAGGATTCAAAGGGGTAAGAAGAAGATTAGACGTTGCCGGTGTTGGAGACTTAGTTGTTGCTTCTGTTAAAAAAGGAACTGCTGACATGAGAAGAGAAATTGTCAACGCAGTTGTTATCAGACAAAAAAAGGAATATAGACGTGCTGATGGTCTTCGTGTTAAATTTGAAGATAATGCGGCTGTTATCATCACTCCTGAAGGAGTATTAAAAGGATCAGAAATTAGGGGTCCTGTAGCTAAAGAAGCAGCTGACAGATGGCCTAGTGTAGGTAGTGCAGCAAATATTTTAGTATAA
- the rplX gene encoding 50S ribosomal protein L24 — MSKQPRKQRKALYNAPAHARGKHLSATLSKDLRANLGKRSLPIRTGDKVRVLRGDFKGHEGEVLGVDYGSYKVTIEEVTLSKPDGTAVFLPVDPSNLMIIDADTKDDRRIKNRGDN; from the coding sequence ATGTCAAAACAACCAAGAAAACAAAGAAAAGCTCTTTATAATGCTCCTGCTCACGCTCGCGGTAAACACTTAAGTGCTACCTTAAGCAAAGACTTGAGAGCTAACTTAGGTAAAAGATCATTACCTATCAGAACAGGGGACAAAGTTAGAGTTCTCCGTGGAGATTTCAAAGGTCACGAAGGAGAAGTTTTAGGTGTTGATTACGGTTCTTACAAAGTTACTATTGAAGAAGTTACCTTATCAAAACCTGACGGAACTGCAGTATTCCTTCCGGTAGACCCATCTAACTTAATGATTATTGACGCTGATACAAAAGACGATAGAAGAATTAAAAATAGAGGAGATAATTAA
- a CDS encoding 30S ribosomal protein S4e, producing the protein MAKMGSRKHLKRYKAPKTWPIHPKEDTWTVKPSAGAHAIVDAIPLTLVIRDILKLADNSREAKRIINSGNVLVDGRVVKDYKFPVGFQDIIEIPKTEEIYRVLLDTKGRLQLHPIDENDSKLAKIVNKTTIKGGKTQLNLHDGKNVILEENDYAVGDVISLKVPEQEIAEVYPLEIGATVLVTGGKHTGELGTVTEIIENKSSNPNTILIENSAKDEFLTLKDYAFVVGRDAPAISLLEVNK; encoded by the coding sequence ATGGCTAAAATGGGATCAAGAAAACATCTTAAAAGATACAAAGCGCCTAAAACTTGGCCAATTCATCCTAAAGAAGATACCTGGACAGTAAAACCTTCCGCAGGTGCTCACGCTATTGTTGATGCAATTCCATTAACTTTAGTTATCAGAGACATTTTAAAATTAGCTGATAACTCCAGAGAAGCTAAAAGGATCATCAACTCAGGTAACGTTTTAGTGGATGGCAGAGTTGTTAAAGATTATAAATTCCCAGTCGGTTTCCAGGACATCATTGAAATCCCAAAAACCGAAGAAATTTATAGAGTTCTTTTAGATACTAAAGGAAGATTACAATTACACCCAATTGATGAAAACGATTCAAAATTAGCTAAAATCGTTAATAAAACTACCATCAAAGGAGGTAAAACCCAATTAAACTTACACGATGGTAAAAACGTAATCCTTGAAGAAAATGATTACGCAGTTGGGGACGTTATCAGTTTAAAAGTACCTGAACAGGAAATCGCTGAAGTTTATCCTTTAGAAATCGGCGCTACCGTTCTAGTTACTGGTGGTAAACACACCGGTGAATTAGGTACCGTAACTGAAATTATTGAAAATAAATCATCAAATCCAAACACTATCTTAATTGAAAATAGTGCTAAAGATGAATTTTTAACTTTGAAAGATTATGCATTTGTAGTTGGCAGAGATGCTCCAGCAATTTCTTTATTGGAGGTAAATAAATGA
- a CDS encoding 50S ribosomal protein L5 has protein sequence MNPMNEVRIEKATVSIGVGEAGEKLSRAITLLEEMFDQTPVKTYSTVTNPEWGIRKRQPIACKLTLRGEKADKAIDMVLEGISRNIKPTQFDAQGNLSFGIKEHIDIPGMRYNPDIGIFGMNVSITFEKPGYRIARRKIQQKKVPQKHRISKEETMKYMEENFNVNYVTEIGD, from the coding sequence ATGAACCCAATGAATGAAGTTAGAATCGAAAAAGCTACAGTCAGCATTGGTGTAGGAGAAGCAGGTGAAAAATTATCCCGTGCAATTACCCTTTTGGAAGAAATGTTCGATCAAACTCCTGTTAAGACTTACTCCACCGTAACCAACCCTGAATGGGGAATCAGGAAACGCCAACCAATCGCATGTAAATTAACTTTACGTGGAGAAAAAGCTGACAAAGCAATTGATATGGTTTTGGAAGGAATCAGCAGAAACATCAAACCTACTCAATTTGATGCTCAAGGAAACCTTTCCTTTGGTATTAAAGAACACATCGATATTCCTGGAATGAGATATAATCCTGATATCGGTATTTTCGGTATGAACGTTTCTATCACTTTTGAAAAACCTGGTTACAGAATTGCCAGAAGAAAAATCCAGCAAAAGAAGGTTCCTCAAAAGCACAGAATTTCCAAAGAAGAAACCATGAAATACATGGAAGAGAACTTTAACGTTAATTACGTAACTGAAATAGGTGATTAG
- a CDS encoding 30S ribosomal protein S14 has product MIRLPRKYGKASKKCTRCGDHSAMVSRYGLNLCRQCFREIAPKIGFKKYN; this is encoded by the coding sequence GTGATTAGATTGCCAAGAAAATATGGAAAAGCATCAAAAAAATGTACCCGTTGCGGAGACCATTCTGCTATGGTCAGTAGATACGGACTAAATTTATGCAGACAATGTTTTAGAGAAATCGCTCCTAAAATCGGATTTAAAAAATATAATTAA
- a CDS encoding 30S ribosomal protein S8 has translation MSLMDPLADALTNIRNNELQVNDSCVISPASKLIGQVLSTMQKENYIGNFEYIDDNRAGKFTVELLGNINKCGVIKPRHAVKKDEFEKFEKRYLPAKNFGILIVTTPEGIMTHYEAKERGIGGRLLAYMY, from the coding sequence ATGAGTCTTATGGATCCTCTTGCAGATGCTTTAACAAACATCAGAAATAACGAATTGCAGGTAAACGACTCTTGCGTTATTTCTCCTGCTTCCAAATTGATTGGACAGGTTTTAAGCACAATGCAAAAAGAGAATTATATTGGAAACTTTGAATACATCGATGACAACAGGGCAGGAAAATTCACAGTTGAATTATTAGGTAACATTAACAAATGTGGTGTTATCAAGCCTCGTCACGCTGTAAAGAAAGATGAATTTGAGAAATTTGAAAAAAGATATTTGCCAGCAAAGAACTTTGGTATTTTAATCGTTACAACTCCTGAAGGAATTATGACTCACTATGAGGCTAAGGAAAGAGGAATTGGCGGTCGTTTGTTGGCTTACATGTATTAG